Proteins co-encoded in one Polaromonas vacuolata genomic window:
- a CDS encoding circularly permuted type 2 ATP-grasp protein, whose translation MEIQKKLLFDDVLGEDPAELASELARPAQIGHFDELRGKVRQDSPLPGAPLQNQSQSQSQTQQQSQSQTQTQTQTQTQASAPAEPIKAFAPIAPLMPSTQTAKTPAPLANTELTKNWTEFFNHLGTDGFNDLSRRNDNLKRQIRDNGVTYNVYADANGPQRPWSLNLFPLIVPAQEWAVIEAGVKQRTHLLNSVMADVYGPQTLLERGLLPAALVLGNPGYLRAMRGSKPPGELFLHIAAFDLARGPDGRWWVISQRTQAPSGLGYLLENRLSVSSQFPEAFREMRVQRLADSYKTLVSNLRRLSPNGAQSRIVLLTPGPYNETYFEHAYLARYLGLTLVEGSDLMVRDEKLYLKTLKGLEPVHGLLKRLDDEFLDPLELKADSTLGVPGLLQAIRAGNVLVANAPGSAFLESSAILGFLPALSRHLLGQTLSLPSLATWWCGEQAVMKGMLAQLKNCVIKPTYPGTGMTSVIGHSLSPTDLAKWAERITRQGEDYTVQSYLPLSQNPTWQGERISPRSTVLRVFALADGEGGWQVLPGGLARLAGKSENIASMQRGGTSADVWALGGLKTDSTRNPSPAKTPATVATAPADSLAQKETPKATSLTATIELGFTPANPLHTETQKRQVTSRAAENLYWLGRYTERAENSLRLAQITLRCLSGEDQSSQPLLAWLSEMAVSNGLVNDTVPPATEALRVFERSLITALADTEKGASVARNLSAIKNTAASVRERLSQEQWHVIVRAEQDFLAICAGFQKTTKDGPHSLEYSCVEALRALETGSGFLAAMTGAQTDRMVRDDGWRMLSIGRHIERFATLSAALATGFRTHAVFDDGGFNALLALFDSTITFHAQFQQRRDLPALLDLLVLDRNNPRSLSWVLQTLKGRLAKLEAGSAEDLAELLTGISDPATWHIEDLLAVKEDTKDSPQPNIHDNLITLLTQFQESAFALSDRISRRYFSHASASNYSVGT comes from the coding sequence GTGGAAATACAAAAAAAATTACTCTTTGATGATGTGCTGGGGGAAGACCCAGCCGAGCTCGCGTCGGAACTGGCCAGACCTGCACAGATCGGCCATTTCGACGAGTTACGCGGCAAGGTGAGACAAGACTCGCCTCTGCCGGGTGCTCCGCTACAAAACCAGAGCCAGTCGCAAAGTCAGACACAACAGCAGTCGCAGTCGCAGACGCAAACGCAGACGCAGACGCAGACACAAGCCTCTGCTCCGGCTGAGCCAATCAAAGCGTTTGCACCAATCGCGCCTTTGATGCCGTCAACACAAACGGCTAAAACGCCTGCGCCACTGGCCAATACCGAACTGACTAAAAACTGGACTGAATTTTTCAACCATTTAGGCACTGACGGCTTTAACGACTTGAGTCGGCGCAACGACAACCTCAAGCGCCAAATACGCGACAACGGCGTGACCTACAACGTCTATGCCGATGCCAATGGACCGCAAAGACCTTGGTCGCTGAATTTGTTTCCGTTGATAGTGCCGGCACAAGAGTGGGCGGTGATTGAAGCTGGCGTAAAGCAGCGCACCCACTTACTCAACAGTGTGATGGCCGATGTTTACGGTCCGCAAACACTACTCGAACGCGGCCTTTTGCCGGCAGCCTTGGTTCTCGGCAACCCAGGCTATCTGCGCGCCATGCGCGGCAGTAAACCACCGGGCGAGCTGTTTTTACACATCGCAGCCTTTGATTTAGCACGCGGACCAGATGGTCGCTGGTGGGTGATCTCGCAACGCACCCAAGCGCCTTCTGGCCTTGGCTATCTGCTGGAGAATCGCTTGAGCGTCTCAAGTCAGTTTCCCGAGGCTTTTCGGGAAATGCGGGTCCAACGCTTGGCCGACTCCTATAAAACGCTGGTTAGCAATTTGCGTAGACTGAGCCCGAACGGTGCTCAAAGCCGCATCGTATTGCTCACGCCTGGCCCTTATAACGAGACTTACTTCGAGCATGCTTATCTGGCACGCTATCTGGGTCTAACCTTGGTCGAGGGCAGTGATTTGATGGTTAGAGATGAAAAGCTTTATCTCAAAACCCTCAAAGGCCTGGAACCCGTGCATGGCCTGCTCAAACGCCTAGACGACGAATTTCTTGATCCGCTAGAGCTCAAAGCCGACTCCACCTTGGGCGTACCCGGCCTGCTACAAGCAATACGTGCGGGCAATGTTTTGGTAGCCAACGCGCCTGGCTCGGCGTTTCTTGAGTCCAGTGCCATTTTGGGATTTTTACCCGCACTATCACGCCATCTTTTGGGCCAGACTTTAAGCTTGCCGTCGCTAGCGACCTGGTGGTGCGGCGAACAAGCCGTCATGAAAGGCATGCTGGCGCAACTGAAAAACTGTGTAATTAAGCCGACCTATCCCGGCACAGGCATGACCTCAGTCATAGGCCACAGCTTAAGTCCAACTGACTTAGCTAAATGGGCTGAACGCATAACACGCCAAGGCGAAGACTACACGGTTCAGTCTTATCTGCCCTTGTCACAAAACCCAACTTGGCAGGGTGAACGCATCTCACCACGCTCCACAGTGCTGCGTGTGTTTGCACTAGCCGATGGTGAAGGCGGATGGCAGGTCTTACCAGGAGGGCTGGCCCGACTGGCAGGTAAAAGCGAGAACATTGCATCCATGCAGCGCGGCGGCACCAGCGCTGACGTATGGGCTTTAGGCGGGTTAAAAACCGATTCGACGCGCAACCCATCTCCAGCTAAAACGCCAGCAACTGTAGCCACTGCGCCGGCTGACTCGTTGGCACAGAAAGAAACGCCCAAAGCAACTAGCCTGACTGCCACCATTGAGCTAGGCTTTACGCCCGCCAATCCACTGCATACCGAGACACAAAAACGCCAAGTCACCAGCCGAGCCGCAGAAAATCTTTACTGGCTAGGCCGTTATACCGAGCGTGCGGAAAATTCGCTACGTTTGGCCCAAATCACGCTGCGATGTCTGAGCGGAGAAGACCAATCATCTCAACCATTGCTGGCCTGGCTTAGCGAGATGGCGGTTAGCAACGGCCTGGTTAACGACACAGTGCCGCCAGCGACTGAAGCGCTGCGCGTTTTCGAACGCTCACTCATAACAGCGCTAGCCGATACTGAAAAAGGCGCTAGCGTAGCGCGTAACTTGAGCGCCATAAAAAATACGGCAGCATCCGTTCGAGAGCGCTTGTCGCAAGAGCAGTGGCACGTGATTGTGCGAGCAGAACAAGATTTCCTAGCGATTTGCGCCGGTTTCCAAAAAACCACGAAAGACGGCCCACACTCTCTAGAGTATTCCTGCGTGGAGGCGTTGCGCGCTTTGGAAACCGGTAGTGGTTTTTTAGCCGCGATGACAGGCGCGCAGACCGACCGCATGGTGCGCGACGACGGATGGCGCATGCTCAGCATAGGCCGACATATCGAGCGTTTTGCGACTTTGTCAGCAGCACTGGCCACTGGCTTTCGCACCCATGCCGTATTTGATGATGGTGGATTTAATGCCTTATTGGCACTGTTTGACAGCACCATTACCTTTCACGCCCAATTCCAGCAGCGGCGCGATTTGCCCGCATTGCTAGACTTGCTGGTGCTGGACCGTAACAACCCGCGCTCCCTTTCTTGGGTGCTGCAAACGCTAAAAGGCAGGCTGGCCAAACTAGAAGCCGGTTCTGCTGAGGATTTAGCAGAATTATTGACCGGCATATCTGACCCCGCAACCTGGCATATAGAAGACTTGCTGGCGGTAAAAGAAGATACAAAAGACAGCCCACAGCCCAATATTCATGACAATTTAATCACCCTACTGACCCAATTTCAGGAATCAGCATTTGCACTATCTGATCGCATCAGTCGGCGCTATTTCAGCCATGCCAGCGCAAGCAATTACAGCGTAGGCACTTAA
- a CDS encoding transglutaminase family protein — MLLNLIHETRYHYTPSVENAHHVLHLKPANQSGQQILSHSLSIVPKPAEQREVTDVYGNSSTFFSLRGEHDRLCVIANSVVKTSAAQPASSMTGLAWESVRDQFRYRAGVAYSSAWEFLFASPYVPRDDAFVAFALPSFTTNRPLPEAAHDLMQRIHSSMKYESHSTEVNTPALEALRQGKGVCQDFAHIMVACCRAMGLPARYVSGYMLTHPPAGQARLIGSDASHAWASVYCPMTDGTSHWLDYDPTNDRAPGEDYVTLATGRDFLDVSPLRGVIRGGAQHILTVAVTVMPLANFADETISLKNF; from the coding sequence ATGCTGCTCAACCTCATCCACGAAACTCGCTACCACTACACACCTTCGGTAGAAAATGCCCACCATGTGTTGCATCTCAAGCCTGCAAATCAATCTGGCCAGCAGATACTCAGCCACAGCTTGAGCATAGTGCCAAAGCCAGCAGAGCAGCGCGAAGTCACTGACGTCTACGGCAACAGCAGTACCTTTTTTTCGCTACGCGGCGAGCACGACAGGCTTTGCGTAATCGCCAACAGCGTCGTCAAAACTAGTGCGGCTCAACCTGCGTCTAGCATGACGGGTTTGGCTTGGGAAAGCGTGCGCGATCAATTTCGCTATCGCGCAGGCGTGGCCTACAGCAGCGCTTGGGAGTTTTTGTTTGCCTCACCCTATGTGCCTCGCGATGACGCTTTTGTAGCGTTCGCCCTGCCCAGCTTCACCACTAATCGGCCGCTACCAGAAGCCGCGCATGACTTGATGCAGCGCATACACAGCAGCATGAAATACGAAAGCCACAGCACTGAAGTCAATACCCCGGCGCTAGAAGCTTTGCGCCAAGGTAAAGGCGTCTGTCAAGATTTTGCCCACATCATGGTGGCCTGCTGCCGCGCCATGGGTTTGCCGGCGCGCTATGTCAGCGGCTATATGCTGACCCATCCGCCAGCGGGTCAAGCACGACTGATTGGCAGCGATGCCTCGCATGCCTGGGCATCGGTTTATTGCCCAATGACGGACGGCACCAGTCATTGGTTAGACTACGATCCGACCAACGACAGAGCACCTGGCGAAGATTATGTGACGCTCGCCACAGGTCGAGATTTTCTCGATGTCTCGCCGCTGCGCGGAGTCATTCGCGGCGGAGCACAACACATACTCACGGTTGCTGTGACAGTCATGCCGTTGGCCAACTTTGCAGATGAAACCATCTCTCTAAAAAATTTTTAA
- a CDS encoding RidA family protein produces the protein MSHNVYDKLASLAITLPPVSAPAAAYVPFAISGKLIFFSGHLAKQDGKVWVGQFGKNISTEEGKLAARLVAIDLMGSLHAALSTVGKDLNSVTRIVKLMSLVNSTGDFTDQHLVTNGASELFGEVFGKEIGAHARSAFGVAQIPMGACVEIEMIAEIS, from the coding sequence ATGAGCCATAACGTTTACGACAAACTCGCCAGCCTCGCGATCACACTGCCACCCGTGTCCGCACCCGCAGCGGCCTACGTGCCATTCGCCATAAGCGGCAAACTGATATTTTTTAGCGGCCATTTAGCCAAGCAAGATGGCAAGGTATGGGTCGGCCAATTTGGCAAAAACATCAGCACAGAAGAAGGCAAGCTAGCTGCACGACTGGTGGCAATTGATTTGATGGGCTCACTGCATGCCGCGCTCAGCACTGTTGGTAAAGACTTAAACAGCGTCACACGGATTGTCAAACTCATGAGTCTGGTCAATTCAACCGGCGACTTTACCGATCAGCATCTGGTGACCAATGGTGCGAGCGAGCTGTTTGGCGAAGTCTTTGGAAAAGAGATTGGCGCCCATGCCCGCAGCGCTTTTGGAGTGGCACAAATTCCTATGGGCGCCTGCGTTGAAATTGAGATGATTGCAGAAATTAGCTGA
- a CDS encoding GspH/FimT family pseudopilin produces MHAYLAQNFRLNYCSINHSIYYSISRSKDKQDNEPTRPTYTFKNLFRSRYSHGFTLIETLMVVSITAILLAITLPSMRSMIEKSSVSSAVNAFSTAVNLTRVEAIKRGISVVMCPSTNADTADPSCLSNGSDWSGGWIIFTDRLKSNSFSSANSILIQAQGGLRGSGPITQNPIAILVFRPNGLMSAVTSEISFDSPSISSEQKRRLCLGPSGRPQLINDPSKVCT; encoded by the coding sequence ATGCACGCCTATCTTGCCCAAAATTTCAGACTGAACTACTGCTCGATTAACCACTCAATTTACTATTCGATTAGCCGCTCAAAAGATAAACAAGATAATGAACCAACGCGGCCCACATACACTTTTAAAAATCTATTTCGGTCTCGCTATAGTCACGGCTTTACGCTAATCGAAACGCTGATGGTGGTATCCATCACCGCCATCTTGCTGGCCATTACCCTCCCGAGTATGCGCAGCATGATTGAAAAATCTTCAGTCAGCAGCGCTGTCAACGCTTTTAGCACAGCTGTGAATCTCACCCGTGTTGAAGCCATTAAACGCGGTATTTCAGTGGTCATGTGTCCCAGCACTAATGCAGACACAGCAGATCCTAGCTGTCTTAGCAATGGCAGCGACTGGAGCGGTGGTTGGATTATTTTTACTGATCGTTTAAAAAGTAATTCATTCTCCAGCGCCAACAGCATCTTGATTCAAGCCCAAGGCGGCTTAAGAGGCAGCGGTCCCATTACACAAAATCCGATAGCAATTTTGGTCTTTAGACCCAACGGCCTTATGAGCGCTGTAACCAGTGAAATCAGTTTCGATTCACCCTCAATCAGTAGCGAACAAAAGCGTCGCCTGTGTCTCGGTCCTAGTGGTCGCCCACAGTTAATCAATGATCCCTCAAAGGTCTGCACATGA
- the pilV gene encoding type IV pilus modification protein PilV: MKQLKPQKGSSLIEVLVSILIVCLGLLGMASMVAASVQYVKLAQFQTIGTQLAEAYAENLRANTSGFYAGNYNRSIAYDGDSSNLEVPTCIITSLCTPSEIANIDKAVWLNDLRRRLPAGGAYVLRDENNTLAADIWIMWVDPSLAFSIGNDLSVSSTGGDQCPAASIAGLANTTPQPRCMYFRVSI; encoded by the coding sequence ATGAAGCAACTTAAACCGCAAAAAGGCTCATCGCTGATAGAAGTTCTTGTGTCCATTTTGATAGTGTGTCTTGGTTTACTCGGCATGGCGAGCATGGTGGCCGCGTCAGTCCAATACGTAAAATTAGCCCAATTCCAAACCATTGGCACACAGCTAGCAGAAGCTTATGCAGAGAATTTACGCGCTAACACCAGCGGCTTTTATGCTGGCAACTACAACCGATCAATCGCTTACGACGGGGATTCAAGTAACCTAGAAGTACCCACATGCATCATAACTTCGCTTTGCACGCCGAGTGAAATCGCCAACATCGACAAGGCAGTATGGCTAAATGATTTACGTCGCCGCTTACCCGCCGGCGGCGCCTATGTTTTACGTGATGAGAACAATACTTTGGCCGCTGATATATGGATCATGTGGGTCGATCCCAGTCTTGCTTTTAGCATTGGTAATGATTTATCAGTTTCCAGCACTGGTGGTGACCAATGTCCGGCTGCATCCATAGCCGGATTAGCAAACACTACGCCCCAGCCGCGCTGCATGTATTTTCGGGTGAGCATATGA
- a CDS encoding PilW family protein, giving the protein MNKYLTTHLLSHLSVPNQNTKKPVTVKIRQTRIKQLGMSLVELMISITLGLVVVGSILSVYLSTARSSQQNIALARMNEDAAIAMAFIGNYIRVTGYSPPQILVTAATVVSDGVSHSVVDRNFIQTSIRACDNGFTDPKVAFDLLACSATIAPGKSALALRFEGDTDDTQGTDTNPGDCLAHPVSVTTDSSMGQALSYKLIDNRIFLADNTNSGAPELNCIGNGGDGVTAISPQALIESVESMFLRFGLADMAGNKLVTSYLTQTQLEPTNATVDTTESRWGRVISVKVCLVMRSQYPVPEGGGSYIDCDGLAQTSSDKFLRRSFTNTYTLRNRV; this is encoded by the coding sequence ATGAATAAATATTTGACAACTCATTTGCTCTCGCATTTGTCTGTGCCTAACCAAAATACAAAAAAACCAGTCACAGTAAAAATCCGTCAAACACGAATCAAGCAGCTTGGCATGAGCTTGGTCGAGCTGATGATTAGCATTACTTTAGGCTTGGTAGTAGTTGGCTCAATTCTCTCGGTTTACCTCTCGACGGCAAGGAGTAGTCAACAAAATATTGCACTGGCCCGCATGAATGAAGATGCCGCGATTGCCATGGCCTTTATTGGCAACTACATACGCGTTACCGGCTACAGCCCACCGCAAATATTGGTGACTGCAGCAACCGTCGTCAGTGATGGTGTTAGCCACTCAGTAGTAGACCGTAATTTCATACAAACAAGCATTCGCGCATGTGACAACGGCTTTACCGATCCAAAGGTCGCATTCGATTTGCTAGCTTGCAGCGCTACTATTGCGCCCGGAAAATCAGCGCTAGCACTGCGCTTTGAGGGAGACACTGATGACACACAGGGAACCGACACCAACCCGGGTGACTGCCTCGCCCATCCAGTCAGTGTCACGACTGACTCAAGCATGGGTCAGGCACTTAGTTACAAGCTGATAGACAACCGAATTTTTCTTGCCGACAACACTAATAGCGGTGCGCCAGAACTCAACTGCATTGGCAATGGCGGAGATGGCGTCACAGCGATCTCGCCACAAGCGCTAATCGAATCGGTTGAATCCATGTTTTTACGCTTTGGGCTTGCTGATATGGCGGGCAATAAATTAGTCACTAGCTACCTCACGCAGACACAGCTTGAACCGACTAACGCGACTGTCGACACAACTGAGAGCCGCTGGGGCCGCGTGATTAGCGTAAAAGTCTGCTTGGTTATGCGCAGCCAATACCCTGTACCTGAGGGCGGGGGGAGCTACATTGACTGCGACGGTTTAGCGCAAACCTCAAGCGACAAATTTCTGCGCCGCAGCTTTACCAACACCTACACCTTGCGCAACCGAGTTTAA
- a CDS encoding pilus assembly PilX family protein, whose translation MTKKNFYTNWKPSQQKRGTVLATTLILLVVMSLVAAMALKHSIASEQISKSMRTSAVALQSAETALRQCENAIKIDSNTIEGRALISLEMPDSQASGSRPTQWKLRTNWTTAANLSNRISTNLIAATGMRPKPDARCMIEKFRLPRLDPDVTLSDPYLITAVGFSPDYQSDANANGTAGSEAWVQSIFQP comes from the coding sequence ATGACTAAAAAAAACTTTTACACCAACTGGAAACCCAGCCAGCAAAAGCGCGGCACAGTTTTGGCGACGACCTTAATTTTGTTAGTGGTGATGTCTTTAGTGGCAGCTATGGCTTTGAAACATTCAATCGCCAGTGAGCAAATCTCTAAGAGCATGCGCACCAGCGCAGTGGCATTGCAAAGCGCAGAAACAGCCTTACGGCAATGTGAAAATGCGATAAAAATCGACAGCAACACAATCGAAGGCAGAGCATTGATCAGTCTAGAAATGCCGGACTCGCAGGCCTCAGGCAGTCGTCCTACTCAGTGGAAGCTGCGGACAAACTGGACCACCGCGGCCAACTTAAGCAATCGAATTTCGACCAATCTTATAGCCGCTACGGGCATGCGACCCAAGCCTGATGCACGCTGCATGATCGAGAAATTTCGACTGCCGCGGCTTGATCCAGACGTAACCCTAAGCGACCCATACCTAATCACTGCGGTGGGCTTTAGTCCGGATTACCAGAGCGATGCAAACGCTAACGGCACAGCCGGAAGCGAGGCATGGGTGCAAAGTATTTTTCAACCTTAA